CCCGTGACCCACCCAAACCGCGACAGGTATGCGGCCGTTGACGCCAATGCATCCGATGGATCATCCGACCAGATATCGCGCCGGCCGTCGCCTGTAAAATCCACCGCATAGTCAAGGTAAGACGTCGGAATAAACTGTGTATGCCCCATCGCACCCGCCCAACTGCCGGTCATATTACGCGGGCTGGTATCGCCGTTTTGCAGGATCTCAAGCGCCGCGATCAGCTGTTCCTCGAAGAACGCGCCGCGCCGACCATCATAGGCCAGGGTCGCGAGAGATTGAACGATATCGTTTTTGCCACGAAACGTACCATAAGCACTTTCCAGCCCCCAAACCGCGACCACGACTTCCTTCTCAACGCCAAAGCGCTTTTCAATCGCATCCAGCTTACGGGCGTGTGCCTGAAGCGCAGACTTGCCATTCGCGATCCGCGTGTTTGATGCAGCGCTATCGAGATAGTCCCATATTGTCTTGGTAAATTCCGATTGATTGCGGTCCCGCTTGATGACGTCCGGATCATATTGAACACCGTCGAAAGCCGCGCGCAGCGTGTCTTTGCGAATACCTGCGGCGCTGGCCCGGGGTTGAAAGCCTTTGACCCAGAGGGCAAAACCATGGTTCGCCACCGCGTTTGACACCGCTGGTATTGGTGCGGTTGGCAAATTGGACGGCCTGAGTTTCGGTCGCACGGCATACACGGTGATGATCCCATTGTTAACTTGAAGGGTCTCCGTTCCCGGTCTAATTTCAGGTCGCAAAGCTTGCAGCGCGCTCGTCGCGCTTACATCATTGCCGATCACTCCGGTTGCCAAAGCAACCACGCCCAACGCTTTCCACCGCATGATTTGCCCTATTACTGCTCTATTTTTGTTTGCAGCGAGTGTAGCGCTTTTTGCCCGTTTTCGAAAGAATTCAATCTTCGGTTATGCGATCATTTGCCGATTCTTCCATTTGGCAGCGGATAATCTCGAGATGTTCGCGCAGCATCGGCACACGGCGCGGCCGGAAACTGGTCTCTGTGCGGCACAGATTTCGCATCCGGTCCAACCTGAACGTTCTGAAATCCTTGCGAAGATGACACCAGGCCATCAACACGTTTGATTTGTCGAAATAGACCAGTCCCAAGGGATCAACCCGCCGTTCCGTGTCGGTACCATAGCGGTCACGATACTGAAATTGAATGGTGAACTCGTCCCATGTTGCGACGCGCAAAGCTGCCACGTCGATACTGATCTCAGGTAGTTTGACAAACCGATGTGCGTCCAGCACCGCGTGTTGCAATCTGTGCGCCTGACGGGGTGGCACGCGTGCTTTGATCTTGGCCAAAGCGGAACGCGCCGCCTTGGCAAGAGAAGGGTCACCAATCACCGCAACATCACGCAGCCCCAGAACCAAAGCTTCCAATTCATCATCCTCAAATCCAAGGGGCGGCAAGGCTGCATCCTCGATCAGGGTGTAACCAAACCCTGCTTCCCCATCGATCACCGCGCCCATACTGCGTAGCGCGTCAATGTCGCGGTAGATTGTGCGTTCGGACATGTGCATTTCGTGCGCCAATTGACGGGCCGTCACAGGTGGCGACAACCGACGCAGCATTTGCATCATTTGAAACAGGCGATGTGTTCGACTCATGAGGTCACCTTATCGCAGGTAGTGACAGAAATTGACAGGAGGGGTCTCTATTGATGCCTTCAAATCAAAGGAGCCCCAATGATCGCACTGCTGACCTACCCGCCTGCTTTCGGCCAGTTTTCTGGCAGCCCGTTTTGTACGAAAGCTGCGCTGTTTTTAAACACCTCAGGACTGCAATGGCAGCGAGAGGACACGCTGGATCCTCGTCAGATGCCGCACCAAAAGCTACCCGTCATTCGCGCTGACGACCAGTTGATCGCAGACAGTGATATGATCCGCGCCTACCTGGAATCCAAGGGCGCTGAGTTTGACAAAGGGTTGTCGCAGATCGACAAATCGACTTCTCGGGCGTTTATCCGCATGGCCGAAGAACACATTTACTTTCATGTCCTGTTGGATCGGTGGGGTAACGACGCCGTATGGCCCGACATTCGGGATACATATTTCATCGCCATGCCCAAGATCCTAAGAGGGCTAATATCCGGCAAAATTCGCAAAAATGTCCTGCTCGGGATGCAGTCTCAAGGCCTGGGTCGCTTGAATGAAACCGAACGTTTGACCCGCTTAGAGCCTGATTTGGCAGCGATCACGACCCGGTTGTGGCAAAACCATTTTCTTTTTGGGGATCACCCCACGGCGGCCGATGCCTCTGTTGGGCCCATGCTGAGCGCTGCTGTCGCGACGCCCTGCGATACCCTGTTGTCGCGCCGAATACGGGATGATGACGTCCTGATGGCCTATATCAAAAGGGTCGATGACCTTTTGACCTAACGCCTCGTGCGTTTGACCTTGCGCTTGGTCTTATCCGCTTTGCGTTTCGCCTTCGCGCCCCGGCGTTTGGGCGAGCGCCCGGCGGGAGACCTGCGCCCTTGCGGAATGGCATCCCCCTCAAGCGCCAGCAATTCCAACGCAATCCCACCTGTCACGGGGGCGGCCTCAGCCAGACGCACAGTGACACGTTGACCAAGGCTGATCATCATGCCGGTGTCCGACCCCATCAGGGTGCCGGCCTCTGCGTCATAGTGGAAGTATTCCCGCCCAATCGAGCGCATCGGAATGAGCCCGTCCGCCCCCGTCTCATCAAGTTTCACAAACACACCAAACCGTGCGATTCCACTGATCCGGCCCGAGAATTCATTGCCAACCCGCTCACTCAGGAAGGACGCCATATAGCGGTCTGTCGTATCACGTTCAGCGATCATCGAACGCCGCTCAGTATCGGAGATATGTTCTCCAATCTGATCAAGGTCGTCATAATCCTCAGGGCGTAATCCATCCTTGCCCCACCCATGCGCCGCAATCAGCGCACGGTGCACAATCAGGTCTGCATAGCGGCGGATGGGCGAGGTGAAATGCGCATAGCGTCCCAAGGCAAGTCCGAAATGTCCCAGATTTTGCGGTCCATAGTAGGCCTGTGTCATCGACCGCAGTGCCGACATATTGATCAATTCAGCCTCATCAGAGCCTGCAGCCTCGTTCAACAGACGATTCAGGTGCGCAGTCTTCAAGACTTGTCCTTTGGCCAGATTGAACCCGCTTGCCTTTGCCGTCTCACGCAGTGCATCGAGTTTTTCCGGGCTGGGCTCTTCGTGCACGCGAAACAGTAGTGGAACTTTCTTGGCGATCAGTGTTTCGGCTGCGGCAACATTTGCCAGAACCATGAACTCTTCGATCAGGCGGTGCGCATCCAAACGTTCCTTGAAGTTTACTGCGGTGACCTTCCCATCGGCGTCCAGTTCGATACGACGTTCGGGGAGATCCAACTCCAGCGGCTGACGCCTTTCGCGTGCCGTCACCAAGGCCGCGTAGGCCGCATATAGTGGCTCTAATACGGGCTCTAACAAAGACCCACAGCGATCATTCGGTGCGCCATCCATCGCCTGTTGCACTTCTTCGTAGTGCAATGAAGCCGGCGAGCGCATTAATCCACGGTGAAAGCTGTGCGCAAGTTTGTTGCCTTCTGCATCCAATTGCATTCGCACCGCGATACAGGCGCGGGGCACGCCTTCATGCAAGGAACACAAATCGCCCGACAATCGGTCCGGCAACATCGGCACAACCCGATCAGGGAAATAAGTGGAGTTACCGCGCTTGCGGGCCTCTCGATCCAGCGCAGAACCGGGGGTGACATAAGCCGCAACATCGGCAATCGCGACCCAGACGACATGCCCGCCTGCATTCTTCGGATCCTTATCCGCATGCGCACAACAGGCGTCATCATGATCGCGCGCATCAGACGGATCAATGGTGATCAGCGGAAGGTCCCGTAAATCCTCTCGTCCTTTAAGCTCAACGGGTTTAGCACGATCCGCGTCCATGATGACCTCATCGGGAAATGCATCCGGGATACCGTGCTGGTGAATTGCAATCAGCGAGACAGCTTTGGCCGCCGATGGGTCCCCAAGCCGCTCGACGATGCGCGCGCGCGGCAAGCCCATCCGACCCTTGGGCCCGGCTTGTTCGGCCTCAACCAATTCACCGTCTTTGGCTCCATGCGTGGCGTCCCCCGCGACGTGCCATTCCTTGTCCGAACCCTTGTCGATGGGTAAGATGCGTCCGCCCTCCGCAGTCTTGCGGAAAACACCCAGCACACGGCGCGGATTGGTGCCAATTCTGCGGATCAGGCGCGCTTCATAGTGATGATCCTCGCCCTTGACCAACGTCAAACGCGCTAGAATACGGTCACCAGGTCCCAGTGCCGGATCAGACGCGCGCGGAATAATCAGAACGATTGGTTCGAA
This genomic interval from Paracoccaceae bacterium contains the following:
- the rnr gene encoding ribonuclease R, translating into MTRIPTKTEILDWIGENPALTAKRDIAKAFGIKGAARIDLKRVLKELEAEGHLEKRKRSYQDPDRLPPVSVLQVTGPDKDGDLFAKPMEWQGEGFEPIVLIIPRASDPALGPGDRILARLTLVKGEDHHYEARLIRRIGTNPRRVLGVFRKTAEGGRILPIDKGSDKEWHVAGDATHGAKDGELVEAEQAGPKGRMGLPRARIVERLGDPSAAKAVSLIAIHQHGIPDAFPDEVIMDADRAKPVELKGREDLRDLPLITIDPSDARDHDDACCAHADKDPKNAGGHVVWVAIADVAAYVTPGSALDREARKRGNSTYFPDRVVPMLPDRLSGDLCSLHEGVPRACIAVRMQLDAEGNKLAHSFHRGLMRSPASLHYEEVQQAMDGAPNDRCGSLLEPVLEPLYAAYAALVTARERRQPLELDLPERRIELDADGKVTAVNFKERLDAHRLIEEFMVLANVAAAETLIAKKVPLLFRVHEEPSPEKLDALRETAKASGFNLAKGQVLKTAHLNRLLNEAAGSDEAELINMSALRSMTQAYYGPQNLGHFGLALGRYAHFTSPIRRYADLIVHRALIAAHGWGKDGLRPEDYDDLDQIGEHISDTERRSMIAERDTTDRYMASFLSERVGNEFSGRISGIARFGVFVKLDETGADGLIPMRSIGREYFHYDAEAGTLMGSDTGMMISLGQRVTVRLAEAAPVTGGIALELLALEGDAIPQGRRSPAGRSPKRRGAKAKRKADKTKRKVKRTRR
- a CDS encoding lytic murein transglycosylase, with the translated sequence MRWKALGVVALATGVIGNDVSATSALQALRPEIRPGTETLQVNNGIITVYAVRPKLRPSNLPTAPIPAVSNAVANHGFALWVKGFQPRASAAGIRKDTLRAAFDGVQYDPDVIKRDRNQSEFTKTIWDYLDSAASNTRIANGKSALQAHARKLDAIEKRFGVEKEVVVAVWGLESAYGTFRGKNDIVQSLATLAYDGRRGAFFEEQLIAALEILQNGDTSPRNMTGSWAGAMGHTQFIPTSYLDYAVDFTGDGRRDIWSDDPSDALASTAAYLSRFGWVTGQPWGVEVQLPQGFDFTLANRKTTKSPRQWARLGVVDMAGRSVPNHGKAAILLPAGSQGAAFMIFKNFSVIERYNTADAYVIGVGHLSDRIKGGPAIKARWPRDDRALTFAERQEMQRRLTRAGFSTKGVDGKIGPKTIDAVRGFQRSQGLTPDGYASLNLLKRLR
- a CDS encoding YafY family protein, with the translated sequence MSRTHRLFQMMQMLRRLSPPVTARQLAHEMHMSERTIYRDIDALRSMGAVIDGEAGFGYTLIEDAALPPLGFEDDELEALVLGLRDVAVIGDPSLAKAARSALAKIKARVPPRQAHRLQHAVLDAHRFVKLPEISIDVAALRVATWDEFTIQFQYRDRYGTDTERRVDPLGLVYFDKSNVLMAWCHLRKDFRTFRLDRMRNLCRTETSFRPRRVPMLREHLEIIRCQMEESANDRITED
- a CDS encoding glutathione S-transferase family protein, which encodes MIALLTYPPAFGQFSGSPFCTKAALFLNTSGLQWQREDTLDPRQMPHQKLPVIRADDQLIADSDMIRAYLESKGAEFDKGLSQIDKSTSRAFIRMAEEHIYFHVLLDRWGNDAVWPDIRDTYFIAMPKILRGLISGKIRKNVLLGMQSQGLGRLNETERLTRLEPDLAAITTRLWQNHFLFGDHPTAADASVGPMLSAAVATPCDTLLSRRIRDDDVLMAYIKRVDDLLT